A genomic stretch from Oleomonas cavernae includes:
- a CDS encoding AAA family ATPase has translation MTDRNTISQRLAQAGYVADRDLATALWLMDLLQRPLLLEGAAGVGKTAVAQALAQVHGAHLIRLQCYEGLDQNAALYEWNYQRQILALKVRETSGQAAAAIEAEIFSEAYLLERPLLAAIRSETPIVLLIDEVDRADEEFEALLLEVLSDFQVTIPELGTLKARSIPRVVLTSNGTRELSDALRRRCLFHFVDFPDVDREAAIIKARLPAIDATLALQAARFVAAIRKEELRKVPGVAETLDFVAALTGMGIDDIRRDAEAVYDLLTALLKTHEDHAAIGLEVVERLVHKVA, from the coding sequence ATGACCGACCGCAACACCATTTCCCAGCGCCTCGCCCAGGCCGGCTATGTCGCCGATCGCGACCTTGCCACCGCGCTGTGGCTGATGGATCTGTTGCAGCGCCCGTTGCTGCTCGAAGGGGCGGCCGGGGTGGGCAAGACCGCGGTTGCCCAGGCCTTGGCGCAGGTCCACGGCGCCCACCTGATCCGCCTGCAATGCTACGAGGGGCTGGACCAGAACGCCGCCCTCTACGAATGGAACTACCAGCGCCAGATCCTGGCGCTGAAGGTGCGCGAGACCAGCGGCCAGGCCGCCGCGGCGATCGAGGCGGAAATATTCTCCGAGGCCTATCTGCTCGAGCGCCCGCTCCTGGCCGCGATCCGCAGTGAAACCCCCATCGTCCTGCTGATCGACGAGGTGGACCGGGCGGACGAGGAATTCGAGGCCCTGCTGCTCGAAGTCCTGTCCGACTTCCAGGTCACCATCCCGGAACTCGGCACCCTCAAGGCGCGGTCGATCCCGCGCGTGGTGCTGACCTCGAACGGCACGCGGGAGCTGTCGGACGCGCTGCGCCGGCGCTGCCTGTTCCATTTCGTCGATTTCCCCGACGTCGATCGCGAGGCCGCCATCATCAAGGCGCGCCTGCCCGCCATCGATGCCACCCTGGCATTGCAGGCGGCCCGCTTCGTCGCGGCCATCCGCAAGGAAGAGCTGCGCAAGGTGCCGGGCGTCGCCGAGACGCTCGATTTCGTCGCCGCCCTAACCGGCATGGGAATCGACGACATCCGCCGCGACGCCGAGGCGGTCTACGACCTGCTCACCGCCCTGCTGAAGACCCACGAGGATCACGCCGCGATCGGCCTCGAAGTGGTCGAACGCCTGGTTCACAAGGTGGCATGA
- a CDS encoding vWA domain-containing protein, which produces MDVCSTERSEGKAPPAVDAGALIRRRLSGFVQVLRDNGFAVGLGETADALRLLAAADLGNRAALLAGLRALLASRRSDWEKFAALFDAYWFARHLRDGARIADPRPRRGGPRMMVTADDGPESGTDAILRTERRPDGEGDDAPAAGHERGGTSDQERLARTDFRHILDPVERERVHALARRLAAAMRARLTRRHEVARNGSKIDLRRSLHRSVARGGLPLELVYRRRRTKPLKLVILLDASGSMSPYVTVFVRFMHGVLDSFRQAAAFVFHTRLADVTDAMREKDPQRAVDRLGLMAQGVGGGTRIGACLATFNRWHAARIIHSRTAVLIVSDGYDTGEPAQLASEMAALRRRCRRIAWLNPMIGWHGYEPVAAGMRAALPYVDLFAPAHSIESLEALEPYLARL; this is translated from the coding sequence ATGGACGTCTGTTCAACCGAACGATCAGAAGGCAAGGCGCCGCCGGCCGTCGACGCGGGTGCGCTGATAAGGCGCCGGCTCTCCGGCTTCGTCCAGGTGCTGCGCGACAACGGCTTCGCGGTCGGGCTGGGCGAGACGGCCGACGCCCTGCGGCTGCTTGCTGCCGCCGATCTGGGAAACCGGGCGGCACTGCTGGCGGGCTTGCGGGCCTTGCTGGCGTCCCGCCGCTCGGACTGGGAGAAATTCGCGGCCCTGTTCGATGCCTATTGGTTCGCCCGGCACCTGCGCGATGGTGCAAGGATCGCCGATCCGCGGCCGCGCCGCGGCGGGCCGCGCATGATGGTGACGGCCGACGATGGCCCCGAGTCCGGCACCGATGCCATCCTGCGGACCGAACGACGGCCGGATGGCGAGGGTGACGACGCCCCGGCCGCGGGCCACGAGCGGGGCGGCACGTCCGACCAGGAACGCCTGGCGCGCACCGATTTCCGGCATATCCTCGACCCGGTGGAACGGGAACGGGTTCACGCCCTGGCGCGGCGCCTCGCCGCCGCGATGCGGGCCCGGCTGACCCGCCGCCACGAGGTTGCGCGCAACGGGTCGAAGATCGACCTGCGGCGCAGCCTGCATCGCAGCGTCGCCCGCGGCGGCCTGCCGCTCGAACTGGTCTATCGCCGCCGCCGCACCAAGCCGCTGAAACTGGTGATCCTGCTCGATGCCTCGGGCTCGATGAGTCCCTATGTGACCGTCTTCGTCCGCTTCATGCACGGCGTGCTGGACAGCTTCCGCCAGGCGGCGGCCTTCGTCTTCCACACACGCCTCGCCGACGTGACCGACGCCATGCGGGAAAAGGATCCGCAACGGGCGGTCGACCGCCTCGGCCTGATGGCCCAGGGGGTCGGCGGCGGCACCAGGATCGGCGCCTGCCTCGCCACCTTCAACCGCTGGCACGCCGCCCGTATCATTCATTCCCGCACCGCCGTGCTGATCGTCTCGGACGGTTACGACACCGGCGAACCCGCCCAACTGGCAAGCGAGATGGCGGCACTGCGCCGCCGTTGCCGGCGGATCGCCTGGCTCAACCCCATGATCGGCTGGCACGGCTACGAGCCCGTGGCGGCGGGCATGCGGGCGGCGCTGCCCTATGTCGATCTCTTCGCGCCGGCCCACAGTATCGAGAGCCTCGAGGCGCTCGAACCCTACCTGGCGCGGCTGTGA
- a CDS encoding XdhC family protein, translated as MTTPDVLDLMHDLQARETPFAVATVVRTASVTAAKAGAKALILGDGTVAAGWVGGGCARGATLSAAREALADGCPRLVSIQPDDMLHEIGVRNGETRDGVRYAHNMCPSQGTMDIFVEPVLPRPQLVVLGASPVARVLVATAGQFGFRVTAAAPARSHGELAAADHLIDGFDLPPSSGPRFLVVSTQSAGDLAALTAAVAGKAPYLAFVGSRRKIASLLEDLRGAGIAEESLAAIKAPAGLDIGAVTPEEIALSILAEVIAIRRRGPLPQPSQQKKDTN; from the coding sequence ATGACGACGCCCGACGTCCTCGACCTGATGCATGACCTGCAGGCGCGTGAGACGCCGTTTGCCGTGGCGACCGTGGTTCGCACCGCGTCGGTGACTGCGGCCAAGGCCGGGGCCAAGGCACTGATCCTGGGCGACGGCACGGTCGCTGCCGGCTGGGTCGGCGGCGGTTGCGCGCGGGGTGCCACGCTTTCGGCCGCCCGGGAGGCCCTGGCCGACGGCTGCCCGCGCCTGGTCTCGATCCAGCCCGACGACATGCTGCACGAGATCGGCGTGCGCAACGGCGAAACCCGCGACGGGGTCCGTTACGCCCACAACATGTGCCCCAGCCAGGGCACGATGGATATTTTCGTCGAACCCGTTCTGCCGCGGCCCCAACTGGTGGTGCTGGGCGCCTCGCCGGTGGCGCGGGTGCTGGTCGCGACCGCCGGGCAGTTCGGCTTCCGGGTGACTGCCGCCGCCCCCGCCCGCAGCCACGGCGAGCTTGCCGCCGCCGACCATCTGATCGATGGCTTCGACCTGCCGCCGTCGAGCGGCCCCCGCTTCCTCGTCGTCTCGACCCAGAGCGCCGGGGATCTGGCGGCATTGACCGCCGCCGTCGCGGGCAAGGCGCCATACCTGGCCTTCGTCGGCTCCCGGCGCAAGATCGCCAGCCTGCTCGAGGACCTGCGCGGCGCCGGCATCGCCGAGGAAAGCCTGGCCGCGATCAAGGCCCCGGCCGGTCTCGATATCGGTGCCGTTACGCCCGAGGAAATTGCCCTGTCGATCCTGGCGGAGGTGATCGCGATCCGCCGCCGCGGGCCTCTACCCCAACCGAGCCAACAGAAGAAGGACACCAACTGA
- a CDS encoding CoxG family protein, whose amino-acid sequence MIGAQRVNAPQQAVWEALNDTEVLRQCIPGCESITRVSPTNLEALVTLRIGPVKTSFKGAVTLSDINPPNGYTIKGEGNGGSAGQARGGAKVWLVREGGATVLNYAVNAEVSGKLAQLGARLIDATAKKLADDFFEKLGDIVAPPTAEVLAIREARGPFIWRLIKALVRGIRRLLGGGTSKPTGNPAG is encoded by the coding sequence ATGATCGGTGCTCAACGCGTCAACGCCCCGCAGCAAGCCGTCTGGGAGGCCCTCAACGATACCGAGGTGCTGCGGCAGTGCATCCCCGGCTGCGAGTCGATCACCCGGGTGAGCCCCACCAACCTGGAAGCCCTGGTCACCCTGCGCATCGGCCCGGTGAAGACCTCGTTCAAGGGCGCGGTCACCCTCTCGGACATCAATCCGCCCAACGGCTATACGATCAAGGGCGAGGGCAACGGCGGGTCGGCGGGCCAGGCCAGGGGTGGTGCCAAAGTCTGGCTGGTGCGCGAAGGCGGCGCCACGGTCCTCAACTACGCGGTCAATGCCGAGGTGAGCGGCAAGCTCGCCCAGCTTGGGGCGCGGCTCATCGATGCCACCGCCAAGAAGCTGGCGGACGACTTTTTCGAGAAGCTGGGCGACATCGTTGCCCCGCCCACCGCCGAGGTGCTGGCGATCCGCGAAGCCCGGGGCCCGTTCATCTGGCGCCTGATCAAGGCCCTGGTGCGCGGCATCAGGCGCCTATTGGGCGGCGGCACGTCCAAGCCGACCGGCAATCCGGCCGGCTGA
- a CDS encoding XdhC family protein, with translation MITDRDDILGHAVRWAEKDGIAALATVIETWGSAPRPAGSLLAASRAGTFVGSVSGGCVERAVIEAAHEAMDDERHRVLSFGVANADAWAAGLACGGRIRVLVEPVQPGAALAQLLGAVAHKRAVVRETDLDTGLQTLRFPEGDAAAATVLNRDQAGLSEDGRIFRNPFNPPLRLVLVGAVHLAEPLTHMAALAGYAVTIIDPRRAFARAERFAGAALEIGWPAEILPDLALDSRTALITLTHDPKIDDDALIAALPMPLFYLGALGSVRTQAARRQRLALSGFEEAALARIRGPVGLNIGARSPAQIAISILAEMTAVQCGRVA, from the coding sequence ATGATCACGGATCGGGACGACATCCTGGGTCACGCCGTCCGCTGGGCGGAAAAGGACGGGATCGCCGCGCTGGCCACGGTGATCGAGACCTGGGGTTCCGCCCCGCGGCCGGCCGGCAGCCTGCTCGCGGCCAGCCGGGCCGGCACCTTCGTCGGCTCGGTCTCGGGTGGCTGTGTCGAGCGCGCGGTCATCGAGGCCGCGCACGAGGCCATGGACGACGAGCGGCACCGTGTTCTGTCCTTTGGTGTCGCCAATGCCGATGCCTGGGCGGCCGGCCTGGCCTGCGGGGGCCGTATCCGCGTCCTGGTCGAGCCGGTCCAGCCGGGCGCCGCCCTGGCGCAATTGCTCGGCGCGGTCGCCCACAAGCGCGCGGTGGTGCGGGAAACCGATCTCGATACCGGCCTTCAGACGCTGCGCTTTCCCGAGGGCGACGCCGCGGCCGCGACGGTATTGAACCGCGACCAGGCGGGCCTGAGCGAGGATGGGCGGATCTTCCGCAATCCTTTCAACCCGCCCCTGCGTCTGGTCCTGGTCGGCGCGGTTCACCTTGCCGAGCCGCTCACCCACATGGCGGCGCTGGCCGGTTATGCGGTCACCATCATCGATCCGCGCCGTGCCTTCGCCCGGGCCGAGCGTTTTGCCGGGGCCGCCCTGGAGATCGGTTGGCCGGCCGAGATCCTGCCGGATCTGGCGCTGGATAGCCGCACCGCCCTGATCACCCTGACCCATGATCCCAAGATCGACGACGACGCCCTGATCGCGGCCCTGCCGATGCCGCTGTTCTACCTCGGCGCCCTCGGCTCGGTCCGGACCCAGGCGGCGCGGCGCCAACGCCTGGCCCTGTCGGGTTTCGAAGAGGCAGCGCTGGCGCGCATCCGCGGCCCGGTCGGCCTCAACATCGGCGCGCGCAGCCCGGCCCAGATCGCCATCTCGATCCTGGCTGAAATGACGGCCGTCCAATGCGGGAGGGTGGCATGA
- a CDS encoding NTP transferase domain-containing protein gives MVAARLEGDDVAEDEAARRVAEALCGPGAVQAAAFTGRANLYAAAAGLAVIDAARINAVNMVDEAITVATLPPGEMVSPRQMLATIKIMPFAVPRRIVERAVAAAGNAPAVALAPFRSLEAGLIITRQPTTKASVLAKAADAMAARMAALNGRIGATVTVDHDQTVLAEALQEMAATRPDLILVVGANAVIDRLDHIPAAITAIGGVVERFGMPVDPGNLLLTGELAGIPVIGVPGCARTLKLNGFDFILRRLAAGLPIDGAAIAAMGVGGLLKEVEIGGAARGAAAAVARAPHLAAIVLAAGRSSRMGGPNKLALNLGGKALVLHGVDAALEAGLDPVVVVTGHGAEQVGQVLAGRPVKLVHNPRFASGLSSSLRTGIEALDQGVDGAFVLLGDMPRVSGEHLRRLAAGFAPAESRAIVIPTAGGRWGNPILWARSFFPAMAELAGDQGARLLAVANPAWIVEIEMPDDGVLLDLDTAAEFTAAASA, from the coding sequence GTGGTCGCGGCGCGGCTGGAGGGCGACGACGTTGCCGAGGACGAGGCCGCCCGCCGGGTCGCCGAAGCACTGTGCGGCCCGGGCGCGGTCCAGGCGGCGGCCTTTACCGGCCGCGCCAATCTCTATGCGGCGGCGGCCGGCCTCGCGGTGATCGACGCCGCCCGCATCAACGCCGTGAACATGGTGGACGAAGCGATCACCGTCGCCACGCTGCCGCCGGGCGAGATGGTCAGCCCGCGCCAGATGCTGGCAACGATCAAGATCATGCCGTTTGCCGTCCCGCGCCGCATCGTCGAGCGGGCGGTTGCGGCAGCGGGCAATGCGCCGGCGGTGGCGCTGGCACCGTTCCGGTCGCTCGAGGCCGGCCTGATCATCACGCGGCAGCCGACGACCAAGGCCTCGGTGCTGGCCAAGGCCGCCGACGCCATGGCGGCGCGGATGGCGGCGCTGAACGGGCGGATCGGCGCCACCGTCACCGTCGACCATGACCAGACCGTGCTGGCCGAGGCCTTGCAGGAGATGGCCGCCACCCGGCCGGACCTGATCCTGGTGGTCGGCGCCAATGCCGTGATCGACCGCCTCGACCATATCCCGGCGGCGATCACGGCGATCGGCGGCGTGGTCGAGCGTTTCGGCATGCCGGTCGATCCCGGCAACCTGCTCCTGACCGGCGAATTGGCAGGCATTCCCGTGATCGGCGTGCCGGGCTGTGCCCGCACCCTGAAGCTCAACGGCTTTGACTTCATCCTGCGGCGGCTGGCGGCCGGCCTGCCTATCGACGGTGCGGCCATCGCGGCCATGGGGGTCGGCGGCCTGCTGAAGGAGGTCGAGATCGGTGGCGCGGCACGCGGCGCAGCCGCCGCGGTCGCCCGGGCGCCGCACCTGGCGGCGATCGTCCTGGCGGCCGGCCGCTCGTCGCGCATGGGCGGCCCCAACAAGCTGGCCCTGAATCTCGGCGGCAAAGCGCTGGTCCTGCACGGCGTCGATGCGGCGCTGGAGGCCGGGCTGGACCCGGTGGTGGTGGTCACCGGCCATGGCGCCGAACAGGTCGGCCAGGTTCTGGCTGGCCGCCCGGTCAAGCTCGTGCACAACCCGCGGTTCGCCAGCGGCCTGTCCAGCTCGCTGCGCACCGGCATCGAGGCGCTCGATCAGGGCGTCGACGGGGCCTTTGTGCTGCTGGGCGATATGCCGCGCGTCTCAGGCGAACACCTGCGGCGCCTTGCCGCCGGCTTCGCCCCGGCCGAAAGCCGCGCGATCGTGATCCCCACAGCCGGCGGGCGCTGGGGCAACCCGATCCTGTGGGCGCGCAGCTTCTTCCCCGCCATGGCCGAACTGGCGGGCGACCAGGGCGCCCGCCTGCTCGCAGTCGCCAACCCGGCCTGGATCGTGGAGATCGAGATGCCCGACGACGGGGTGCTGCTCGACCTCGACACGGCGGCGGAATTCACGGCGGCAGCCAGTGCATGA
- a CDS encoding OmpW/AlkL family protein: MGDVWLLPPTLLVQYHFAPEGKIRPYVGAGVNYTIFYGKDEPNGVSVDYENNFGWALQAGIDIALADHWALNVDVKQIFLSTDVTVRGLTGAAAIRADVDINPLLIGVGVGYRF, encoded by the coding sequence CTGGGCGATGTCTGGCTGCTGCCGCCGACCCTTCTGGTGCAATATCACTTTGCCCCCGAAGGCAAGATCCGCCCCTATGTCGGGGCCGGCGTCAACTACACGATCTTCTACGGCAAGGATGAGCCGAACGGAGTCTCGGTCGACTACGAGAACAATTTCGGCTGGGCCCTGCAGGCGGGCATCGATATCGCGCTCGCCGACCACTGGGCCTTGAACGTCGACGTCAAGCAGATATTCCTGTCGACCGATGTCACCGTGCGCGGGCTGACGGGTGCCGCCGCCATCCGTGCCGATGTCGATATCAACCCGCTGCTGATCGGCGTCGGCGTCGGTTACCGCTTCTGA
- the moaA gene encoding GTP 3',8-cyclase MoaA — protein MPDPKNRGRPPATLVDSYSRTITYLRVSVTDRCDFRCLYCMAEAMQFLPRAEVLTFDELDRLCAAFIRLGVRRLRLTGGEPLVRRDILLLVDALGRHLKSGAIDELTLTTNGSQLARHAEGLAAAGVRRVNVSLDSLDPDRFAQITRRGRLAAVLEGIEAAKAAGLAVKLNVVALRGLNEDELVPMVAWAHARGHDITFIETMPLGDIDGDRTDHYLPLTRVRQMLDGHFTLAESPHRTGGPARYVTAVETGGRIGFITPLTHNFCESCNRVRLTCTGSLYLCLGQEDRFDFRDLLRAGTDDRGLEAAIRAAIARKPRGHDFVIDRDHRAPAVARHMSMTGG, from the coding sequence ATGCCAGATCCCAAAAACCGGGGGCGCCCGCCGGCGACCCTGGTCGATTCCTACAGTCGGACGATCACCTACCTGCGCGTTTCCGTCACCGACCGCTGCGATTTCCGCTGCCTCTACTGCATGGCGGAAGCAATGCAGTTCCTGCCCCGGGCGGAGGTGCTGACGTTCGATGAACTCGACCGCCTGTGTGCCGCCTTCATCCGGCTGGGCGTGCGCCGGCTGCGCCTGACCGGCGGCGAGCCGCTGGTGCGGCGCGATATCCTGCTGCTCGTCGACGCCCTGGGGCGCCATCTGAAAAGCGGGGCGATCGACGAGTTGACCTTGACCACCAACGGCAGCCAGCTCGCCCGCCATGCCGAAGGGCTGGCGGCGGCCGGGGTGCGGCGCGTCAACGTCAGCCTCGACAGCCTGGACCCTGACCGGTTCGCGCAAATCACCCGGCGCGGCCGGCTGGCCGCGGTGTTGGAAGGCATCGAGGCGGCCAAGGCCGCCGGGCTTGCCGTGAAACTCAATGTGGTTGCCCTGCGTGGCCTCAACGAGGACGAGTTGGTGCCCATGGTGGCGTGGGCTCATGCCCGGGGGCATGACATCACCTTCATCGAAACCATGCCCTTGGGCGACATCGACGGCGACCGGACCGACCATTACCTGCCGCTGACCCGGGTCCGGCAGATGCTCGACGGGCACTTCACCCTGGCCGAAAGCCCCCACCGCACGGGCGGTCCCGCCCGCTACGTCACGGCTGTCGAAACCGGCGGCCGGATCGGCTTCATCACCCCGCTCACGCACAATTTCTGCGAATCGTGTAACCGTGTGCGCCTGACCTGCACCGGCTCGCTCTATCTGTGCCTGGGGCAGGAGGACCGGTTCGATTTCCGCGACCTGCTGCGCGCCGGGACCGACGACCGGGGCCTGGAAGCCGCCATCCGCGCGGCGATCGCCCGCAAGCCCAGGGGCCACGATTTCGTGATCGACCGCGACCATCGGGCCCCGGCGGTCGCGCGCCACATGAGCATGACCGGCGGCTGA
- a CDS encoding MHYT domain-containing protein: protein MRRRLILAAAAMTLAVSIWSMHFVGMLAARFPVMVGFRVLPTLVSLLICVLVVGAGVLIVHTSRPKVVRIVGGAVAMGAGIATMHYVGMSAINGCELQHSPVYVVASTLVAIVASGLGLWQIEGLRPEASRRGASAAILGLAISGMHYTAMAGLTAIPLGLSAPTDPVMPHDIMAIVVAVVSFLISGGFLLSLTPDRQLEREQPAAPAADAAPPPADAPQEGAPAPVASGASAGGEEKSLPPEAAFARQVEVQKDNRNHRLAVSSIAFVRANGHYTLVSDGEQEFFCQSTIGEIEALLDPALFMRVHRSYIVSISRIEAVRRAGDGGIAEIDAQVPHIIPVARGRFSAVKKRLMESHG, encoded by the coding sequence ATGCGCCGCCGACTGATCCTGGCCGCGGCGGCCATGACGCTGGCTGTCAGCATCTGGTCGATGCATTTCGTCGGCATGCTGGCGGCGCGGTTTCCCGTGATGGTCGGCTTCCGAGTTCTGCCGACCCTGGTCTCCCTGCTGATTTGCGTGCTAGTCGTCGGCGCGGGGGTATTGATCGTCCACACCTCCCGCCCCAAGGTCGTGCGCATCGTCGGCGGCGCCGTGGCGATGGGGGCAGGTATCGCCACGATGCACTATGTGGGCATGTCGGCGATCAATGGTTGTGAATTGCAGCATTCGCCGGTCTATGTCGTCGCCTCGACCCTGGTTGCCATCGTGGCCAGCGGCCTCGGCCTGTGGCAGATCGAGGGCCTGAGGCCGGAGGCCTCGCGCCGCGGCGCGTCGGCGGCGATTCTCGGCCTCGCCATTTCCGGCATGCACTACACCGCCATGGCGGGGCTGACGGCGATCCCCCTGGGCCTGTCGGCCCCGACCGATCCGGTGATGCCGCACGACATCATGGCGATCGTGGTCGCGGTGGTCTCCTTCCTCATTTCCGGCGGGTTCCTGCTGTCGCTGACGCCCGATCGCCAGCTCGAGCGGGAACAACCGGCCGCGCCGGCCGCCGACGCAGCGCCCCCGCCGGCCGATGCGCCGCAAGAAGGCGCCCCGGCGCCCGTCGCCTCGGGCGCATCCGCCGGGGGGGAGGAAAAATCGCTGCCGCCGGAAGCGGCTTTTGCGCGCCAGGTCGAGGTGCAGAAAGACAACCGCAACCACCGGCTGGCGGTGTCGAGCATCGCCTTCGTGCGGGCCAATGGGCACTACACCCTGGTCTCGGACGGCGAGCAGGAATTCTTCTGCCAGAGCACGATCGGCGAGATCGAGGCCCTGCTGGATCCTGCGCTGTTCATGCGCGTCCACCGTAGTTACATCGTGTCGATCAGCCGCATCGAAGCCGTCCGCCGGGCAGGCGACGGCGGCATTGCCGAGATCGACGCCCAGGTACCCCACATCATTCCGGTGGCGCGCGGACGCTTTTCAGCCGTCAAGAAACGGCTGATGGAGTCTCACGGCTAG
- a CDS encoding GSU2403 family nucleotidyltransferase fold protein, producing MLLGCASRSGHLVEFLTPNRGSDDCSGRPTTMPALGGATAQPLWFLNFLIHQPITEQQRAGGIWRRRPRSWIPCSSSGERKIWLMPSGRRCWS from the coding sequence GTGCTACTCGGCTGTGCATCACGGTCGGGCCATCTGGTCGAATTCCTGACACCGAACCGTGGCTCTGACGATTGTTCCGGCCGGCCGACCACCATGCCGGCACTCGGTGGGGCAACCGCGCAGCCGCTGTGGTTTCTCAATTTCCTGATCCATCAGCCCATCACGGAACAGCAAAGAGCCGGAGGGATCTGGCGCAGGCGGCCACGATCCTGGATACCATGCTCGAGCAGCGGCGAGCGGAAGATCTGGCTGATGCCTTCAGGCCGGCGATGCTGGTCTTGA
- a CDS encoding type IV secretion system DNA-binding domain-containing protein encodes MKAILVMSREDKRKGRQPWLLLAAHATQMDILRLLVTCFIDCVCSTILSLTPDRRRRIFIIMLDEWPSLQEIPMLESIMADGGKYGASVFATMQQLSQLKKRYGEQGNKAVLGLIQTKVLFRAPERTTAEWFEAQFGRSMWGRPNGSVRLAT; translated from the coding sequence ATGAAGGCGATCTTGGTCATGTCGCGCGAGGACAAGCGCAAAGGACGGCAGCCCTGGCTGCTCCTGGCCGCGCATGCGACACAGATGGACATCCTTCGGCTGCTGGTCACCTGCTTTATCGACTGTGTGTGCAGCACGATCCTGTCCCTGACACCCGATCGCAGGCGCCGGATCTTCATCATCATGCTGGATGAGTGGCCGTCGCTTCAGGAAATCCCGATGCTGGAGTCGATCATGGCGGACGGCGGCAAGTACGGCGCCAGCGTGTTCGCCACGATGCAGCAGCTCTCCCAGCTCAAGAAGCGTTATGGCGAGCAGGGCAACAAGGCCGTCCTGGGCCTGATACAAACCAAGGTGCTGTTCCGTGCGCCGGAGCGTACCACAGCGGAATGGTTCGAGGCACAGTTCGGCCGATCGATGTGGGGGCGGCCCAACGGAAGCGTCCGCCTTGCCACCTAA
- a CDS encoding TetR/AcrR family transcriptional regulator, with the protein MARPRSDDYDEKRQNIIDESSKLFATVGFGTASISMIASKCGISKALIYHYYKDKTQILFDMLKNHVDELNHLISEALEKDLNPEEKLKFVTSLLMDIYMRTRDRHIVLMNEIHSLAPDEQEYLKKSQGEMIHGFSELIADLHGSKYLKSAGTKTAVGMMLLGSLNWTYTWFREGGAMSAEQYAEVLSEIFLSGIQSKKLAQLTRNGSKASGAKTK; encoded by the coding sequence ATGGCAAGGCCAAGGTCGGATGACTATGACGAAAAGCGCCAAAATATCATTGACGAATCATCGAAATTGTTTGCGACGGTCGGATTTGGAACGGCCTCCATTTCGATGATCGCCAGCAAATGCGGGATCAGCAAAGCGCTTATCTACCATTATTATAAGGATAAGACGCAAATATTATTTGACATGCTCAAGAATCATGTCGATGAATTAAATCATCTTATTTCTGAAGCGCTGGAAAAAGATTTAAATCCCGAGGAAAAATTGAAATTCGTAACGTCACTTCTCATGGACATTTACATGAGAACACGTGACAGGCACATAGTATTGATGAACGAAATCCACTCACTTGCGCCGGATGAACAAGAATACCTAAAGAAATCTCAGGGCGAGATGATTCATGGTTTCTCCGAGCTCATAGCCGACCTGCATGGGAGCAAATACCTCAAATCCGCGGGCACCAAGACGGCAGTCGGCATGATGCTGCTGGGCAGCCTGAACTGGACCTACACATGGTTCCGGGAGGGCGGCGCCATGTCCGCCGAGCAATATGCCGAGGTGCTGAGCGAGATCTTCCTGAGCGGCATCCAGAGCAAGAAGCTGGCGCAGCTCACGCGAAATGGCTCGAAGGCGAGTGGTGCAAAGACGAAATAG